One part of the Raphanus sativus cultivar WK10039 chromosome 7, ASM80110v3, whole genome shotgun sequence genome encodes these proteins:
- the LOC108816530 gene encoding probable fructokinase-4, which translates to MSTSNGEKSLIVSLGEMLIDFVPTVSGVSLAEAPGFIKAPGGAPANVAIAVSRLGGRAAFVGKLGDDEFGHMLAGILKQNGVSAEGINFDTGARTALAFVTLRSDGEREFMFYRNPSADMLLCPDELNLDLIKSAKVFHYGSISLIVEPCRSAHLKAMEVAKEAGALLSYDPNLRLPLWPSKEEAKKQILSIWDKAEVIKVSDEELMFLTGSDNVDDETALSLWYDNLKLLLVTLGEKGCNYYTKSFRGSVDPFRVNTVDTTGAGDSFVGALLNNIVDDRSILEYEARLREVLRFANACGAITTTKKGAIPALPTVSEVQTLLNGN; encoded by the exons ATGTCAACATCCAACGGCGAGAAAAGCTTGATCGTGAGCCTCGGTGAGATGCTCATCGACTTCGTTCCCACCGTCTCCGGCGTCTCACTCGCCGAGGCTCCTGGCTTCATCAAGGCCCCCGGTGGCGCACCTGCCAACGTCGCCATCGCCGTGTCACGTCTCGGTGGTCGCGCTGCTTTTGTCGGAAAGCTCGGTGACGACGAGTTCGGTCACATGCTCGCCGGGATCTTGAAACAAAACGGCGTCTCTGCCGAAGGAATCAACTTTGACACCGGAGCTAGGACAGCACTCGCGTTCGTGACGCTAAGATCCGACGGAGAACGTGAGTTTATGTTCTACCGGAACCCTAGCGCCGACATGCTCCTCTGTCCCGATGAGCTTAATCTCGATCTCATCAAATCT GCTAAGGTGTTCCACTATGGATCAATAAGCCTCATCGTTGAGCCATGCAGATCTGCTCACCTGAAGGCCATGGAGGTGGCTAAAGAAGCCGGTGCGTTGCTCTCTTACGACCCAAACTTGAGGCTGCCATTGTGGCCCTCGAAGGAGGAGGCTAAGAAGCAGATTCTTAGCATCTGGGACAAAGCTGAAGTGATCAAAGTCAGTGATGAAGAGCTTATGTTTTTGACTGGATCTGATAACGTTGATGATGAGACTGCTTTGTCCCTGTGGTATGATAACTTGAAACTTCTCTTGGTCACTTTGGGGGAAAAGGGTTGTAACTATTACACCAAG AGTTTCCGTGGATCTGTTGATCCATTCCGTGTGAACACAGTGGATACAACTGGAGCTGGTGATTCATTTGTTGGTGCCTTGCTTAACAACATTGTTGATGACCGCTCTATACTTGAG TACGAAGCTCGTCTTAGAGAAGTGCTTAGGTTTGCTAATGCATGTGGAGCCATAACAACTACAAAGAAAGGAGCAATTCCAGCTCTTCCTACAGTGTCTGAGGTTCAGACTCTCCTCAATGGAAACTGA
- the LOC108814140 gene encoding uncharacterized protein LOC108814140 produces MYNNMGPQPGMPMPQSVPQPNPFGNAFSGPGSGLIRSGLGAYGEKIFGSSSEYVQSNITRYFSDPQYYFQVNDQYVRNKLKIVLLPFLHRGHWTRISEPVGGRLSYKPPIYDINAPDLYIPLMAFGTYVVLAGLSLGLYGKFSPEALNWLFVKGMVGWFLQVMLLKITLLSLGSGEAPLLDIVSYAGYTFTGLCLAVLGKIIWGYSYYVLLPWTCLCSGVFLVKTMKRVLFAEARSYDSSRHHYLLIFVALAQFPLLIWLGNISVNWLF; encoded by the exons ATGTATAATAACATGGGACCTCAGCCTGGGATGCCTATGCCTCAGTCAGTTCCTCAGCCTAACCCTTTTGGGAATGCCTTCTCTGGTCCTGGCTCTGGACTTATCAGAAGTGGCTTGGGAGCTTACGGCGAGAAGATTTTCGGATCCAGCTCTGAGTATGTGCAGAGCAAC ATAACTCGTTACTTCTCCGATCCTCAATACTATTTTCAAGTGAATGACCAGTATGTGAGGAACAAGTTGAAGATTGTTCTGCTTCCTTTTCTTCACAGG GGACACTGGACTAGAATCTCGGAGCCAGTTGGGGGTAGGCTTTCATACAAGCCCCCGATATATGATATTAATGCACCAGACTTATACATTCCGCTTATGGCATTCGGCACATACGTGGTTCTTGCTGGTTTGTCTTTGGGACTCTATGGGAA GTTTTCTCCGGAAGCTCTGAACTGGCTTTTTGTGAAAGGAATGGTTGGCTGGTTTTTGCAAGTCATGCTGCTGAAGATAACGTTGCTTTCATTGGGTAGCGGTGAAGCACCCCTCTTGGATATTGTGTCATACGCTGGCTATACTTTCACTGGTCTCTGCTTGGCTGTTCTTGGCAAGATCATCTGGGGATACTCTTACTATGTTCTGCTTCCGTGGACCTGCTTGTGCAGCGGGGTTTTCCTAGTGAAGACAATGAAGCGAGTTCTCTTTGCGGAAGCTAGGAGTTATGACTCAAGCAGGCATCACTACCTCCTGATCTTTGTAGCTTTAGCTCAGTTTCCTCTTTTGATCTGGCTTGGTAACATTAGTGTGAATTGGCTCTTTTGA
- the LOC108814139 gene encoding probable LRR receptor-like serine/threonine-protein kinase At4g36180, with translation MASSSLLLMSLFLLLVIPSSVLSATLRSDIQALESIIRSIDPSSISPSSYLSTWDFSEDPCEGSGTFLGVMCSFTLENTTSRVTEIDLDDDGYDGFLSEAIGNLTELTVLSLNNNRFRGPIPETVFQLRKLTKLSLSGNFFTGDITPGITKLKELKTIDLSKNSIAGEIPPRISGLRSLTHLILSNNHIDGRIPALNGLWKLQVLELGNNHLFGMLPKLPTSLRTLSLCYNSLAGRISPLHRLKHLVSLDVSQNRFSGTIGHEILTFPEISRINVSFNQFISIEVIQVIGMETHLRILDAEGNHLQGPLPLNLATYGNLKDINLRSNMFSGDIPRIYGKRLENSWRSLYLENNYLTGTLPEEFQRISKQIKGSLSNNCLQCPKNVTICQGVQKPKSQCTNAMQEEGLE, from the coding sequence ATGGCTTCATCTTCCTTACTACTCATGTCCTTGTTCTTACTACTTGTTATCCCTTCATCAGTTCTCTCAGCCACTCTTCGATCTGACATTCAAGCTCTAGAGTCTATCATTCGCAGCATTGATCCAAGTTCCATCTCTCCATCCTCTTACCTCAGCACATGGGACTTCTCTGAAGACCCCTGTGAAGGCTCAGGGACGTTCTTGGGAGTTATGTGTTCTTTCACTCTTGAGAACACGACCAGCAGAGTCACAGAGATCGACCTTGACGATGATGGTTATGACGGTTTCCTCTCCGAGGCAATAGGGAACCTCACCGAGCTCACTGTACTTAGCCTGAACAACAACAGGTTCCGTGGTCCAATACCAGAAACTGTGTTCCAGCTCAGGAAACTCACCAAGCTCTCTCTCTCGGGGAACTTCTTCACCGGAGATATAACCCCTGGAATCACCAAGCTCAAGGAGCTCAAGACCATAGACCTGTCCAAGAACAGCATCGCTGGTGAGATACCTCCGAGGATCTCAGGCTTGAGAAGTTTGACTCACCTGATCCTATCAAACAACCATATAGACGGAAGAATACCAGCGCTCAACGGCTTGTGGAAGCTACAAGTGTTAGAACTCGGTAACAACCATCTTTTCGGAATGCTTCCTAAGCTTCCAACAAGTCTAAGAACTCTATCTCTCTGTTACAATAGCCTTGCAGGACGTATATCTCCTTTGCATAGACTAAAACATCTTGTGTCATTAGATGTGAGCCAGAACAGATTCTCAGGCACCATTGGCCATGAAATCTTGACGTTTCCAGAGATTTCACGCATCAATGTGTCTTTTAACCAGTTCATATCCATAGAGGTTATTCAGGTTATAGGCATGGAAACACACCTGCGCATCCTTGACGCTGAAGGAAACCATTTACAGGGACCCCTCCCACTGAACCTGGCTACTTACGGAAACTTGAAGGATATCAATCTACGGAGCAACATGTTCTCAGGAGACATTCCAAGGATCTATGGGAAAAGACTTGAGAATTCATGGAGAAGCTTGTACTTGGAGAACAACTACCTGACTGGTACACTTCCTGAGGAGTTTCAGAGAATCTCCAAACAGATCAAAGGAAGCCTTTCGAACAATTGTCTGCAATGTCCTAAGAATGTTACAATCTGCCAAGGAGTACAGAAGCCGAAATCACAATGCACCAACGCAATGCAGGAAGAGGGCTTGGAGTAG